Proteins from one Mycolicibacter virginiensis genomic window:
- a CDS encoding VOC family protein, giving the protein MEILASRVLLRPTDYQRSLRFYRDEIGLAIARDYGAGMVFYAGQSLIELAGHGNPEHADANFPGALWLQVRDVAATQAELQSRGVLITREALREPWGLREMHVTDPDGLTLIFVEVPEDHPLRRDTRQDGRRKP; this is encoded by the coding sequence ATGGAAATCCTCGCCAGCCGGGTCTTGCTCCGGCCCACCGACTATCAGCGCTCGCTGCGGTTCTATCGCGACGAGATCGGGCTGGCGATCGCCCGCGACTACGGCGCGGGGATGGTCTTCTACGCCGGACAGTCGCTGATCGAACTCGCCGGGCACGGCAACCCCGAACACGCGGACGCGAACTTCCCGGGGGCGCTGTGGTTGCAGGTCCGCGACGTCGCCGCCACCCAGGCCGAACTGCAGAGCCGCGGGGTCCTCATCACCCGGGAAGCGCTCCGCGAACCGTGGGGGTTGCGTGAGATGCACGTCACCGATCCGGACGGCCTGACGTTGATTTTCGTGGAGGTTCCCGAAGACCATCCGCTGCGCCGCGATACCCGCCAGGACGGCCGCCGCAAGCCCTGA
- a CDS encoding SDR family oxidoreductase: MSRSPMRRLTDQITLATMRPPVAAQLMHRPGTKPVDLAGKRVLVTGASSGIGEAGAEQFGAAGATVIAVARRQENLDALVQRITAAGGTAHAIACDLSDLAAIDALVKDVDERFGGVDILVNNAGRSIRRPLAESLERWHDVERTMQLNYYSPLRLIRGFAPGMRERGDGHIINVATWGVFTDSSPLFGVYNGSKSALSAVSRVIDSEWARYGVQSTTLYYPLVKTPMIAPTAAFQGKPGLTAQEAGAWMIDAARYRPIRIAPRLALAFRALDNLNAGWATAIVKRNRIEPVDE, encoded by the coding sequence ATGAGCCGAAGCCCGATGCGCCGCCTGACCGACCAGATCACGCTCGCAACCATGCGTCCCCCGGTCGCCGCGCAGCTGATGCACCGGCCCGGCACCAAGCCCGTCGACCTCGCCGGCAAGCGGGTGCTGGTGACCGGGGCGTCCTCGGGCATCGGGGAAGCCGGCGCCGAACAGTTCGGGGCAGCGGGCGCCACCGTGATCGCCGTGGCCCGCCGCCAAGAAAACCTCGACGCACTGGTCCAGCGGATCACCGCCGCCGGCGGCACCGCTCACGCCATCGCGTGCGACCTGTCGGACCTCGCGGCGATCGACGCCCTGGTCAAGGACGTCGACGAACGCTTCGGCGGAGTGGACATCCTGGTCAACAACGCCGGCCGGTCGATCCGCCGACCACTGGCCGAATCCCTGGAACGCTGGCACGACGTCGAGCGGACCATGCAGCTGAACTACTACTCACCGCTGCGGCTGATCCGCGGGTTCGCTCCGGGGATGCGCGAGCGCGGCGACGGCCACATCATCAACGTCGCCACCTGGGGCGTGTTCACCGACTCCTCCCCGCTGTTCGGCGTCTACAACGGCTCCAAGTCCGCACTGAGCGCCGTCAGCCGGGTCATCGACAGCGAATGGGCCCGCTACGGCGTGCAGTCCACCACGCTGTACTACCCGCTGGTGAAGACCCCGATGATCGCACCCACCGCGGCGTTCCAGGGCAAACCCGGACTCACCGCACAGGAGGCCGGCGCGTGGATGATCGACGCGGCGAGATATCGCCCGATCCGCATCGCACCGCGGCTGGCGCTGGCGTTCCGCGCTCTGGACAACCTCAACGCCGGTTGGGCCACCGCCATCGTCAAGCGGAACCGGATCGAGCCCGTCGACGAGTGA
- a CDS encoding o-succinylbenzoate synthase, with protein MPPPLDDILDRLHVVALPMRVKFRGITVRELALIDGPVGWGEFGAFPEYQPPEAVHWLASALESAYHQLPQPLRDRVPINATVPAVDAARVPEVLARFPGARTAKVKVAEPGQTLADDVARVEAVRALIPTVRVDANGGWTLDQAVAAAKVLGALEYLEQPCATVAELAELRRRIDTPVAADESIRKASDPLAVTKAGAADIAVLKVAPLGGISALLKIAAQIGIPVVVSSAIDSAVGIATGLRAAAALPELQHACGLGTGSLFVDDIAETPAQEDGYLPVEPVAPDPARLHALAASPKRRQWWIDRVKACCLLLPR; from the coding sequence ATGCCGCCACCCCTCGACGACATCCTTGACCGCCTACACGTGGTGGCGCTGCCGATGCGGGTCAAGTTTCGCGGCATCACCGTTCGTGAATTGGCGCTGATCGACGGCCCGGTCGGCTGGGGGGAGTTCGGTGCATTCCCCGAGTACCAACCTCCCGAGGCGGTGCACTGGTTGGCCTCGGCGCTGGAAAGCGCCTATCACCAACTGCCCCAACCCCTGCGCGACCGCGTCCCGATCAACGCGACCGTGCCCGCCGTCGACGCCGCGCGGGTTCCCGAGGTACTGGCACGGTTCCCCGGCGCCCGCACCGCCAAGGTCAAAGTCGCCGAACCGGGCCAGACCTTGGCCGACGACGTCGCCCGCGTCGAAGCCGTCCGCGCCCTGATCCCCACCGTGCGCGTCGATGCCAACGGCGGTTGGACGCTCGATCAGGCGGTTGCGGCGGCAAAGGTATTGGGCGCATTGGAATATCTCGAACAACCCTGCGCCACCGTCGCCGAACTCGCGGAGCTGCGCCGTCGCATCGATACGCCGGTGGCGGCCGACGAGAGCATCCGCAAAGCTTCCGACCCCCTGGCTGTCACGAAAGCCGGGGCCGCCGATATCGCGGTGCTGAAAGTCGCACCACTGGGCGGTATTTCAGCGCTGTTGAAGATCGCTGCGCAGATCGGCATCCCGGTGGTGGTCTCCAGCGCGATCGACTCGGCGGTCGGTATCGCGACGGGTCTACGGGCAGCGGCCGCGCTGCCGGAACTGCAGCACGCCTGCGGGCTGGGCACCGGATCGCTGTTCGTCGACGACATCGCAGAGACACCGGCACAAGAGGACGGTTACCTGCCGGTAGAGCCCGTAGCTCCGGACCCCGCGCGGTTGCACGCCCTGGCCGCTTCACCGAAACGACGCCAGTGGTGGATCGACCGGGTCAAGGCGTGCTGTCTATTGCTGCCGCGGTGA
- the menE gene encoding o-succinylbenzoate--CoA ligase — MPALQGVLDGHDAAFTPAGPDTDPAVLASLRVGDPIGDDIALVVATSGTTGVPKGALLTGTSLVASATATHDRLGGPGSWLLALPPHHIAGIQVLVRSLVSGTAPVQLDVATGFDITRLPAAVAALGSGRRYTSLVATQLAKALTVPEAAAALAELDAVLLGGGPAPQPILDAAGAAGVRVVRTYGMSETAGGCVYDGEPLPGVRLRIGDDGRIAIGGPTLAQGYRNPVDPDPFAEPGWFITNDLGALDHSGLLTVLGRADDAISTGGLTVLPGPVEAVLSTHPAVAECAVFGIDDDRLGQRVVAAIVVTGATPPTLESLRAHVAKSLDSTAAPREVHVVAELPRRGIGKLDRKALAQRFSA; from the coding sequence CTGCCCGCCTTGCAGGGCGTCTTGGACGGCCATGACGCCGCGTTCACGCCGGCAGGCCCCGACACCGACCCTGCTGTCCTGGCCTCGCTGCGGGTGGGTGATCCCATCGGCGATGACATCGCGCTGGTGGTGGCGACGTCGGGAACCACTGGAGTGCCCAAAGGCGCTCTGCTGACCGGGACCTCACTCGTGGCCAGCGCCACGGCCACCCATGACCGGTTGGGCGGGCCGGGCAGCTGGCTGCTGGCGCTGCCCCCGCACCATATCGCCGGAATCCAGGTCCTGGTGCGCAGCCTGGTGTCCGGCACCGCGCCCGTGCAGCTTGATGTCGCAACGGGTTTCGATATCACGCGGTTGCCCGCGGCGGTGGCAGCGCTCGGTTCCGGTCGGCGCTACACCTCGCTGGTCGCCACCCAATTGGCCAAGGCGCTGACCGTTCCCGAGGCCGCGGCCGCACTGGCCGAGTTGGACGCGGTGTTGTTGGGCGGAGGTCCGGCGCCGCAACCGATTCTGGACGCGGCAGGCGCCGCTGGAGTGCGGGTGGTGCGCACGTACGGTATGAGCGAGACTGCCGGCGGTTGTGTCTATGACGGGGAGCCGTTGCCGGGCGTCCGGCTACGCATCGGAGACGACGGACGGATCGCGATCGGCGGCCCGACCCTGGCGCAGGGTTACCGCAATCCTGTCGATCCGGACCCATTCGCCGAGCCAGGCTGGTTCATTACTAATGACCTTGGCGCCCTTGATCACTCGGGCCTACTGACCGTGCTGGGCCGTGCCGACGACGCGATCAGCACCGGCGGATTGACGGTTCTACCCGGTCCGGTGGAAGCGGTGTTGTCGACGCATCCCGCTGTGGCCGAATGCGCGGTGTTCGGGATCGACGACGACCGGCTGGGGCAGCGTGTCGTCGCCGCGATCGTCGTCACCGGCGCGACGCCCCCGACGCTGGAGTCGTTACGCGCCCACGTCGCGAAGTCGCTGGACAGCACGGCAGCGCCACGCGAGGTACATGTCGTGGCTGAACTCCCCCGCCGCGGAATCGGCAAGCTTGACCGAAAAGCACTGGCGCAACGGTTTTCCGCCTAG
- a CDS encoding inorganic phosphate transporter, producing MSLDLFLLIIVVITALAFDFTNGFHDTGNAMATSIASGALKPKAAVTMSACLNLIGAFLSTAVAATIAKGLVDAHLVTLEIVFAGLVGGIVWNLLTWLLGIPSSSSHALIGGIVGAMIAAVGGHGVIWHGVVSKVLVPAVVATVIATVIASVGTWLVYRITRGVDEKQSEKVFRHGQIGSAALVSLAHGTNDAQKTMGVIFLALMSYGAVSTSATLPPLWVIVSCALAMSAGTYTGGWRIIRTLGKGLVEIKPPQGMAAESSAAAVILLSSHFGYSLSTTQVATGSVLGSGVGKPGAQVRWSVAGRMVAAWLVTLPMAGGVGSGAYGLVHGIGGYPGITIGVVLLITTVLAIWLRSRRARIDHNNVNAEWDGTLTGGLDAPGVQPEEAGREVENALRSAFQTGHDGAKLTVVPTDDPNSREVIRS from the coding sequence GTGAGCCTTGATCTGTTCCTCTTAATCATCGTGGTGATCACGGCTTTGGCCTTCGACTTCACCAACGGATTCCACGACACCGGCAACGCAATGGCGACCTCGATCGCAAGCGGTGCGCTCAAGCCCAAGGCCGCGGTCACCATGTCGGCCTGCCTGAACCTGATCGGCGCCTTCCTGTCGACCGCCGTCGCCGCAACCATCGCCAAGGGCCTGGTCGACGCCCATCTGGTGACCCTCGAGATCGTCTTCGCCGGACTGGTCGGCGGCATCGTGTGGAACCTGCTCACCTGGCTGCTCGGTATCCCGTCGAGCTCCTCGCACGCCTTGATCGGCGGCATCGTGGGAGCGATGATCGCCGCGGTCGGCGGGCACGGGGTGATCTGGCACGGGGTGGTCTCCAAGGTTCTGGTCCCGGCCGTGGTCGCCACCGTGATCGCCACGGTGATCGCCTCCGTGGGCACCTGGCTGGTCTACCGCATCACCCGCGGTGTCGACGAGAAGCAGTCCGAGAAGGTGTTCCGGCACGGTCAGATCGGCTCGGCCGCGCTGGTGTCACTGGCACATGGCACCAACGACGCGCAGAAGACCATGGGCGTGATCTTCCTCGCGCTGATGTCCTACGGCGCGGTGAGCACGTCGGCCACGCTGCCGCCGCTGTGGGTGATCGTGAGCTGCGCGCTGGCCATGTCGGCGGGCACCTACACCGGTGGCTGGCGGATCATCCGCACCCTGGGCAAGGGCCTGGTCGAGATCAAGCCACCGCAGGGCATGGCCGCCGAATCCTCGGCAGCCGCGGTGATCCTGCTCTCCAGCCACTTCGGTTACTCACTGTCGACCACCCAGGTCGCCACCGGGTCGGTGCTGGGCAGCGGCGTCGGCAAGCCGGGCGCGCAGGTGCGCTGGAGTGTCGCCGGACGGATGGTTGCCGCTTGGCTGGTGACGCTGCCGATGGCCGGCGGGGTCGGCTCGGGCGCCTACGGCCTGGTCCACGGTATCGGCGGCTACCCCGGCATCACCATCGGTGTGGTCCTGCTGATCACCACGGTCCTGGCGATCTGGCTGCGGTCGCGCCGGGCCCGCATCGACCACAACAATGTCAACGCCGAATGGGACGGCACCCTCACCGGCGGTCTCGACGCCCCCGGCGTGCAACCCGAAGAAGCGGGCCGCGAAGTCGAGAACGCCCTCCGATCGGCCTTCCAGACCGGCCATGACGGAGCCAAGCTGACCGTCGTCCCCACCGACGACCCCAATTCACGTGAGGTCATCCGGTCATGA
- a CDS encoding sensor domain-containing protein, whose protein sequence is MRIRSVGLAFVLMLAAAVMAACARVTGGVAVPADQDGPRPVTAAMLPELLLKATTVSDIMGARGMRIKDSRTRMFDSGRQFPDHDCLAAWMPVEKSVYTDADWTATLTQTLSESAQDHFVIQAATVFATRDAARSFFDATARGWNSCGERTFATAKDGYPDTSWTFDTVADVDSTVWMTQHQDDSAGWSCQRALRVTNNVAIDVLACKLYVSDEAVTIANGIDARLPSV, encoded by the coding sequence ATGCGGATACGGAGCGTCGGACTGGCCTTCGTGCTGATGCTGGCCGCCGCCGTCATGGCCGCCTGCGCACGGGTGACCGGCGGCGTGGCGGTGCCAGCCGACCAGGACGGGCCCCGCCCGGTGACCGCTGCGATGCTGCCGGAACTGTTGCTGAAGGCGACCACGGTCAGCGACATCATGGGCGCGCGCGGTATGCGCATCAAAGACTCGCGGACGCGGATGTTCGATTCGGGCCGCCAGTTTCCCGACCACGACTGCCTGGCGGCGTGGATGCCCGTCGAGAAGTCGGTGTATACCGATGCGGACTGGACCGCGACCCTCACCCAAACCCTCAGCGAGAGTGCGCAAGACCACTTCGTGATTCAGGCCGCGACGGTGTTCGCCACCCGCGATGCGGCACGCAGTTTCTTCGATGCGACCGCCCGCGGTTGGAACTCCTGTGGCGAGCGGACATTCGCGACCGCCAAGGACGGCTACCCGGACACGTCCTGGACGTTCGACACGGTCGCCGACGTCGACTCAACGGTGTGGATGACCCAGCACCAGGACGACAGCGCGGGCTGGTCGTGTCAACGGGCCCTGCGGGTGACCAACAACGTGGCGATCGACGTGCTGGCGTGCAAGCTCTATGTCAGCGACGAAGCCGTCACGATCGCCAATGGGATCGACGCGCGGCTGCCCAGCGTGTGA
- a CDS encoding TetR/AcrR family transcriptional regulator has translation MAGRSDARRNRERLLAAAAAAFGGSDGSPVPLESIARDAGVGIGTLYRHFPNREALVEAVYRAELGDVAAVAEQLVTGHPPKVALRRWMDRYAGFVAAKRGMAESLRAIVESGAMEPNETRERIVGAVDLLLRAGAQDGSLRADVRADDVVSSLIGIFLTSGSPEQTGRLLDLLVAGVAATG, from the coding sequence TTGGCTGGGAGATCCGATGCCCGCCGCAACCGAGAGCGGCTGTTGGCGGCCGCCGCCGCCGCGTTCGGCGGATCCGATGGGAGTCCGGTTCCGCTGGAGTCGATCGCCCGTGACGCCGGTGTCGGCATCGGCACGCTTTACCGGCACTTTCCCAACCGCGAGGCACTGGTCGAGGCCGTTTACCGCGCTGAACTGGGCGACGTCGCGGCCGTCGCCGAACAGCTGGTCACCGGCCACCCGCCGAAGGTGGCGCTGCGTCGCTGGATGGACCGCTACGCCGGCTTCGTGGCCGCCAAGCGGGGGATGGCCGAGTCGTTGCGCGCCATCGTCGAGTCCGGCGCGATGGAGCCCAACGAGACACGTGAGCGCATCGTCGGCGCGGTCGATCTGCTGCTGCGGGCCGGCGCGCAGGACGGCAGTCTGCGCGCTGATGTGCGCGCCGACGACGTCGTGTCGAGCCTGATCGGCATCTTTTTGACCAGCGGCTCGCCCGAGCAGACTGGGCGCTTGCTGGATCTGCTCGTTGCCGGAGTGGCCGCCACCGGCTGA
- a CDS encoding inorganic phosphate transporter — MTLELFLLITVVITALAFDFTNGFHDTGNAVATGIASGALKPKTAVTLCATLNLVGAFMSTQVAATVAKDLVVTNLVTLEVMFAGLVGGIVWNLTTWLFGIPSSSSHALIGGVVGAMLAAAGTAGVRWPGVVSKVLVPTVIAVLAATLVATVGTWLVYRLTRGVPHGRTLRDFRRGQVFSAALMSLAHGTNDAQKTMGVIFLALISYGAASKTDVTPPLWVIVSCAVAMAAGTYFGGWRVIRTLGKGLVEIESPQGMAAESSSAAIILLSSHFGYSLSTTQVVTGSVLGSGLGKPGANVRWGVARRMATAWVITLPLAGAIGAGTYHLIHRIGGYPGTITGLTLLVGVSALIWLQSRKVPVDHTNVTADWGAHMTDGLEVIAPQPTTPAPSREIGTEGGGA, encoded by the coding sequence GTGACCTTGGAGCTGTTCCTGTTGATCACGGTCGTGATCACCGCCCTGGCTTTCGACTTCACCAACGGCTTCCATGACACCGGCAACGCTGTCGCCACCGGGATCGCCAGCGGTGCGCTCAAGCCGAAGACCGCGGTAACGCTCTGTGCCACCCTCAACCTCGTTGGGGCGTTCATGTCGACCCAAGTGGCGGCCACGGTGGCCAAGGATCTGGTGGTCACCAACCTGGTAACCCTGGAAGTCATGTTCGCCGGCTTGGTCGGCGGCATCGTCTGGAACCTGACCACCTGGTTGTTCGGCATTCCGTCGAGCTCCTCACACGCCCTGATCGGAGGCGTGGTGGGGGCCATGCTGGCCGCGGCCGGCACGGCAGGGGTGCGCTGGCCCGGGGTGGTCTCGAAGGTGCTGGTGCCGACGGTGATCGCTGTGCTCGCCGCGACCTTGGTTGCCACCGTCGGAACCTGGCTGGTCTACCGCCTGACGCGGGGAGTCCCCCATGGGCGCACCCTGCGAGACTTCCGGCGGGGCCAGGTTTTCTCCGCCGCCCTGATGTCACTGGCGCACGGCACCAACGATGCACAGAAGACCATGGGCGTGATCTTCCTCGCACTGATCTCCTACGGCGCGGCCTCCAAGACCGACGTCACGCCGCCGCTGTGGGTGATCGTGTCGTGTGCGGTGGCGATGGCCGCCGGCACCTATTTCGGCGGATGGCGAGTCATCCGCACCCTGGGCAAGGGGCTCGTCGAAATCGAATCCCCCCAAGGTATGGCCGCCGAATCATCCTCGGCGGCCATCATTTTGCTGTCCAGTCACTTCGGCTACTCGCTGTCGACCACCCAGGTGGTGACGGGATCGGTGTTGGGTTCGGGCCTGGGGAAGCCCGGGGCCAATGTGCGCTGGGGTGTTGCCCGCCGGATGGCGACCGCTTGGGTGATCACCCTGCCGCTGGCCGGGGCCATCGGCGCGGGCACCTACCACCTGATCCACCGCATCGGCGGCTACCCCGGCACCATCACCGGACTGACGTTGCTGGTGGGTGTCTCCGCGCTCATCTGGCTGCAGTCCCGCAAGGTCCCGGTCGACCACACCAATGTCACCGCCGATTGGGGTGCACATATGACCGATGGCCTGGAAGTGATTGCACCGCAACCCACTACCCCTGCTCCGTCCCGCGAGATCGGCACGGAGGGGGGCGGTGCGTGA
- a CDS encoding amidohydrolase family protein yields the protein MTIDVWMQHPTRRFLDHDMLASLRRWTGGAMPDEEIPIAATVSAMDAAGVDFGLLSAWRGPNGMDLVSNAEVAEWVAAHPNRFAGLATVDLDRPMEAVRELRRRVRDDAFVGLRVVPWLWNAPPTDRRYYPLFAECVELGVPFCTQVGHTGPLRPSETGRPIPYIDQVALDFPELVIVCGHVGYPWTEEMVAVARKHENVYIDTSAYTTKRLPEELIRFMRTRTGQRKVLFGTNYPMIMHAHALDGLDELGLDDQARVDYLRGNAERVFKLDGGRDSRVYGGE from the coding sequence ATGACCATCGACGTGTGGATGCAGCACCCGACCCGGCGGTTCCTCGATCACGACATGTTGGCCTCGCTGCGACGCTGGACCGGCGGTGCGATGCCCGACGAGGAGATCCCCATCGCGGCCACCGTGTCGGCGATGGACGCCGCGGGCGTGGATTTCGGGCTGCTCAGTGCCTGGCGCGGACCCAACGGCATGGACCTGGTCTCCAATGCGGAAGTCGCCGAATGGGTCGCAGCACACCCGAATCGGTTCGCGGGACTGGCCACGGTCGACCTGGACCGTCCGATGGAGGCCGTCCGCGAACTGCGCCGCCGGGTCCGCGACGACGCATTCGTTGGACTGCGCGTGGTGCCCTGGTTGTGGAACGCGCCTCCCACCGATCGGCGCTACTACCCACTGTTCGCCGAATGCGTAGAACTCGGCGTGCCGTTCTGCACCCAAGTTGGGCATACCGGCCCCCTGCGACCGTCGGAAACCGGTCGCCCGATTCCCTACATCGACCAAGTGGCACTGGACTTTCCGGAGCTGGTGATCGTGTGTGGACACGTCGGCTATCCGTGGACTGAGGAGATGGTCGCGGTCGCCCGCAAGCATGAGAACGTCTACATCGACACCTCGGCCTACACCACCAAGCGGCTCCCGGAGGAGTTGATCCGGTTCATGCGAACCCGCACCGGGCAGCGAAAGGTGTTGTTCGGCACCAACTATCCGATGATCATGCACGCCCATGCTTTGGACGGCTTGGATGAGCTCGGGCTTGATGATCAGGCCCGGGTGGATTATCTGCGGGGGAACGCCGAGCGGGTGTTCAAGCTGGACGGCGGTAGGGATTCCAGGGTCTATGGAGGTGAATAA
- a CDS encoding 1,4-dihydroxy-2-naphthoyl-CoA synthase, whose protein sequence is MSSNPFDESIWRTVDGFADLTDITYHRHVTDATVRVAFNRPEVRNAFRPHTVDELYQALDHARMSPDVGVVLLTGNGPAPKDGGWAFCSGGDQRIRGRSGYQYASGDTADTVDVARAGRLHILEVQRLIRFMPKPVICLVNGWAAGGGHSLHVVCDLTLASREHARFKQTDADVGSFDGGYGSAYLARQVGQKFAREIFFLGRTYTAEQMHQMGAVNEVVDHAELEATGVQWAKEINGKSPQAQRMLKFAFNLLDDGLVGQQLFAGEATRLAYMTDEAVEGRDSFLEKRDPDWSRFPRYF, encoded by the coding sequence GTGAGCAGCAACCCTTTTGACGAGAGCATCTGGCGCACGGTCGACGGCTTCGCCGACCTGACCGACATCACCTACCACCGCCACGTCACCGACGCCACCGTCCGCGTGGCATTCAACCGCCCCGAGGTGCGCAACGCGTTTCGGCCGCACACCGTCGACGAGCTGTACCAGGCGCTGGACCACGCCCGGATGTCTCCCGACGTCGGCGTGGTGCTGCTGACCGGTAACGGGCCGGCGCCCAAGGACGGCGGCTGGGCGTTCTGCTCCGGCGGGGATCAGCGCATCCGTGGCCGCAGCGGCTACCAGTACGCGTCCGGCGACACCGCCGACACCGTCGACGTCGCCCGCGCCGGGCGGCTGCACATCCTGGAGGTGCAGCGGCTGATCCGGTTCATGCCCAAGCCGGTGATCTGCCTGGTCAACGGCTGGGCCGCCGGCGGCGGGCACAGCCTGCACGTGGTGTGCGACCTGACCCTGGCCAGCCGCGAGCACGCCAGGTTCAAGCAGACCGACGCCGACGTGGGCAGCTTCGACGGCGGCTACGGATCGGCGTACTTAGCCCGACAGGTGGGCCAGAAGTTCGCCCGCGAGATCTTCTTCCTGGGCCGGACCTATACCGCCGAACAGATGCACCAGATGGGCGCCGTCAACGAGGTCGTCGACCACGCCGAGCTGGAAGCCACCGGCGTGCAGTGGGCCAAGGAGATCAACGGCAAATCGCCTCAGGCGCAACGCATGTTGAAGTTCGCCTTCAACCTGCTGGACGACGGACTGGTCGGCCAGCAGCTGTTCGCCGGCGAAGCCACCCGACTGGCCTACATGACCGACGAAGCCGTCGAGGGCCGGGATTCCTTCCTGGAGAAGCGCGATCCGGACTGGAGCAGGTTCCCCCGCTACTTCTAG
- a CDS encoding DUF3349 domain-containing protein — protein MNKFLTSIVAWLRAGYPDGVPQNDYVPLLALLSRRLTNDEVKDVARELIGRGEFDRIDIGVLIARLTNELPAPEDIERVRERLAAKGWLLDDAPTNGGNP, from the coding sequence ATGAACAAATTTCTCACCTCGATCGTCGCCTGGCTGCGCGCCGGGTATCCCGATGGTGTGCCACAGAACGACTACGTCCCGCTGTTGGCGCTGCTGTCGCGACGCCTGACCAACGATGAGGTCAAAGACGTCGCCCGTGAACTGATCGGCCGCGGCGAGTTCGACCGCATCGACATCGGGGTACTGATCGCCCGCTTGACCAACGAACTGCCCGCTCCGGAGGACATCGAACGGGTGCGAGAGCGGTTGGCGGCAAAGGGCTGGTTGCTAGACGACGCCCCCACCAACGGAGGAAACCCATAG
- a CDS encoding aldo/keto reductase: MTDQLQPGSLARIGTDQVARVGYGAMQLDEKVSTDDAIAVLRRAIELGVNHIDTASFYAGGEVNHRIRKALAPYRDELVIVSKVGAAYTGVGPVPLTAAQKPAELRAAVENDLRQLGLDTVPVVNLRRYDLGPAPAPEGDQNVDLDDQLAEMIALRDEGKIAAIGISSVGLDVLQRALPAGIVCVQNAYSLLDRTQEDALDFCADEGIAWVPYFPLGSAFPGFPKVTDHTTVREIADETGATPAQIGLAWLLTTSANTLLIPGTGSIAHLEENMKVADIVLSDDAIARLDAITAPGQGPDYAASLREAFRQAPAT, from the coding sequence ATGACAGACCAACTCCAGCCCGGCAGCCTCGCCCGAATCGGCACAGATCAGGTGGCCCGCGTCGGCTACGGCGCCATGCAGCTCGACGAGAAGGTTTCCACCGACGACGCCATCGCGGTCCTGCGCCGCGCTATCGAGTTGGGCGTCAACCACATCGACACCGCGTCCTTCTATGCCGGTGGCGAGGTCAACCACCGCATCCGTAAAGCACTGGCGCCCTACCGTGACGAGCTGGTCATCGTCAGCAAGGTCGGCGCCGCCTACACCGGCGTCGGCCCGGTACCGCTGACCGCCGCCCAGAAGCCCGCCGAACTGCGCGCCGCCGTCGAGAACGACCTGCGCCAACTGGGTCTCGACACCGTGCCGGTGGTCAACCTGCGGCGTTACGACCTCGGCCCCGCCCCGGCACCCGAGGGCGATCAAAACGTCGACCTCGACGACCAGCTGGCCGAGATGATCGCGCTGCGCGACGAGGGCAAGATCGCCGCAATCGGTATCAGCAGCGTGGGCCTTGACGTGCTGCAACGCGCCCTGCCAGCCGGCATCGTCTGCGTCCAGAACGCCTACAGCCTGCTCGACCGCACCCAGGAAGACGCGCTCGACTTCTGCGCCGACGAGGGCATTGCCTGGGTGCCGTACTTCCCGCTCGGCTCGGCGTTCCCCGGCTTCCCCAAGGTCACCGACCACACGACAGTCCGCGAGATCGCCGACGAAACCGGTGCCACCCCGGCCCAGATCGGACTGGCCTGGCTGCTGACCACCTCGGCCAACACGTTGCTGATCCCGGGCACCGGATCGATCGCGCACCTGGAAGAGAACATGAAGGTGGCCGACATCGTGCTCAGTGACGACGCCATCGCCCGACTGGACGCGATCACCGCACCTGGGCAGGGCCCGGACTACGCCGCGAGCCTGCGGGAAGCGTTCCGGCAAGCTCCGGCAACCTGA